The following proteins come from a genomic window of Lytechinus pictus isolate F3 Inbred chromosome 1, Lp3.0, whole genome shotgun sequence:
- the LOC129254325 gene encoding mucin-2-like has protein sequence MSASILVVLTVLSIFAIGEGTCPVDMDLVLNSCYSWHHSPLSAVEAEGYCPKQTGPRTLAMFASQQEVSQVYTYFYNKSGIQAGQTIEVAIWVANASIGMPSLGLGCTIFATGGVLSDEPCNIPHGVLCEIELDSPSTELATTDRTTDSPSTELATTDLTTDSPSTELATTDQTTDSPSTELATTDLTTDSPSTELDTTDLTTDSPSTEFATTDLTTDSPSTELDTTDLTTDSPSTEFATTDLTTDSPSTELATTDLTTDSPSAELATVTDLTTDSPSTELSSTDLTTYLPSTELATTDLTTDSPSTELAKTDLMTDSPSTGLDTTDQTTDSPSTELATTDLTTDSPSTEFATTDQTTDSPSTELDTTDQTTDSPSTELATTDLTTDSPSTEFATTDQTTDSPSTELATTDLTTDSPSTELATTDLMTDSPSTELGTTDLTTDSPSTELDTTDLTTDSPSTELATTDLMTDSPSTELATTDLTTDSPSTELDTTDLTTDSPSTEFATTDQTTDSPSTELATTDLTTDSPSTELATTDLMTDSPSTEFVTTDLTTDSPSTEFVTTDQTTDLPSTELATTDQTTDSPSTELATTDLTTDSPSTELATTDLMTDSPSTELGTTDLTTDSPSTELGTTDLTTDSPSTELATTDLMTDSPSTELGTTDLTTDSPSTELGTTDQTTDSPSTELATTDLTTDSPSTELATTDLMTDSPSTELGTTDLTTDSPSTELGTTDLTTDSPSTELDTTDLTTDSPSTEFATTDQTTDSPSTELATTDLTTDSPSTELATTDLMTDSPSTEFVTTDLTTDSPSTEFVTTDQTTDLPSTELATTDLTTDSPSTELATTDQTTDSPSTELATTDLTTDSPSTELATTDLMTDSPSTVFATTDLTTDSPSTELVTTDLTTDSPSTEFATTDLTTDSPSTELATTDLMTDSPSTELGTTDLTTDSPSTELGTTDLTTDSPSTELDTTDLTTDSPSTEFATTDQTTDSPSTELATTDLTTDSPSTELATTDLMTDSPSTEFVTTDLTTDSPSTEFVTTDQTTDLPSTELATTDLTTDSPSTELATTDQTTDSPSTEPSTTDLTTDSPSTELASPGLMTDSPSTELATTYLLTDSPSTELTTTDLTTDSPSTVLATTDLTTQSPSTVLATSDLMTQSPSTELATITDLTTHSPSSELATTDLTTDLLSAELATTDLTTDSPSTVFATTDLTTDSPSTELVTTDLTTDSPSTEFATTDLTTDSPSTELASPGLMTDSPSTELATTYLLTDSPSTELATTDLMTDSPSTELATTDLMTDSPSTELATTDLMTDSPSTELATTDLMTDSPSTELATTDRTTDSPSTELATTDLTTDSPSTELVTTYQTTDSPSTGFDTTDQTTFLNSTEPATTDLTTDLPSTELDITDVQSSAESTSSTPDVSTSLTTINFPTTYGTTALTSESSATELRTSHTQNLGTTKVTSPTEITAVGPVTTMTTENNTQSGMVPTFKSIAHETGKSFVLLHVNYSVSSVDVLSTHEMIQTRIRCASKCSGLSECYAFTYSHITQECLVGRNVSYQSLHGTSGITYRKIDL, from the exons ATGTCTGCATCGATTCTGGTTGTTTTGACCGTTTTATCGATATTCGCCATTGGAGAGGGAA CTTGTCCTGTTGACATGGATTTGGTTCTAAACTCGTGTTACTCATGGCATCATTCTCCTCTTAGTGCAGTAGAGGCAGAGGGATACTGCCCTAAACAGACAGGACCAAGAACCCTAGCAATGTTTGCCTCCCAGCAAGAAGTCAGTCAGGTGTATACCTACTTTTACAATAAGTCTGGAATCCAAGCTGGACAGACGATCGAAGTGGCCATTTGGGTTGCCAATGCGTCTATAGGAATGCCGTCT CTTGGTCTTGGTTGTACCATCTTTGCCACAGGAGGCGTTCTGTCGGATGAGCCATGTAACATACCACACGGTGTCCTTTGTGAAATAGAACTCG ATTCACCTTCAACAGAGCTCGCTACAACTGATCGAACGACTGATTCACCTTCAACAGAGCTCGCTACAACTGATCTAACGACAGATTCACCTTCGACAGAGCTCGCTACAACTGATCAAACGACAGACTCACCTTCAACAGAGCTCGCTACAACTGATCTAACGACTGATTCACCTTCGACAGAGCTCGATACAACTGATTTAACGACAGATTCACCTTCAACAGAGTTCGCTACTACTGATCTAACGACTGATTCACCTTCGACAGAGCTCGATACAACTGATTTAACGACAGATTCACCTTCAACAGAGTTCGCTACTACTGATCTAACGACAGATTCACCTTCAACAGAGCTTGCTACAACCGATCTAACGACAGACTCACCTTCAGCAGAGCTCGCTACAGTTACTGATTTAACGACAGACTCACCTTCAACAGAGCTCTCTTCAACTGATCTAACGACATATTTACCTTCAACAGAGCTCGCTACAACTGATCTAACGACAGATTCACCTTCAACAGAGCTCGCTAAAACTGATCTAATGACAGATTCACCTTCAACAGGTCTCGATACAACTGATCAAACTACAGATTCACCTTCAACAGAGCTCGCTACAACTGATTTAACGACAGATTCACCTTCAACAGAGTTCGCTACAACTGATCAAACGACAGACTCACCTTCAACAGAGCTCGATACAACTGATCAAACTACAGATTCACCTTCAACAGAGCTCGCTACAACTGATTTAACGACAGATTCACCTTCAACAGAGTTCGCTACAACTGATCAAACGACAGACTCACCTTCAACAGAGCTCGCTACAACTGATCTAACGACAGATTCACCTTCAACAGAGCTTGCTACAACTGATCTTATGACAGATTCACCTTCGACAGAACTCGGTACAACTGATCTAACGACTGATTCACCTTCGACAGAGCTTGATACAACTGATTTAACGACAGATTCACCTTCAACAGAGCTTGCTACAACTGATCTTATGACAGATTCACCTTCGACAGAGCTCGCTACAACTGATCTAACGACTGATTCACCTTCGACAGAGCTCGATACAACTGATTTAACGACAGATTCACCTTCAACAGAGTTCGCTACAACTGATCAAACGACAGACTCACCTTCAACAGAGCTCGCTACAACTGATCTAACGACAGATTCACCTTCAACAGAGCTTGCTACAACTGATCTTATGACAGATTCACCTTCAACAGAGTTCGTTACAACTGATCTAACGACAGATTCACCTTCAACAGAGTTCGTTACAACTGATCAAACGACAGATTTACCTTCAACAGAGCTCGCTACAACTGATCAAACGACAGACTCACCTTCAACAGAGCTCGCTACAACTGATCTAACGACAGATTCACCTTCAACAGAGCTTGCTACAACTGATCTTATGACAGATTCACCTTCGACAGAACTCGGTACAACTGATCTAACGACTGATTCACCTTCAACAGAACTCGGTACAACTGATCTAACGACTGATTCACCTTCAACAGAGCTCGCTACAACTGATCTTATGACAGATTCACCTTCGACAGAACTCGGTACAACTGATCTAACGACTGATTCACCTTCAACAGAACTCGGTACAACTGATCAAACGACAGACTCACCTTCAACAGAGCTCGCTACAACTGATCTAACGACTGATTCACCTTCAACAGAGCTTGCTACAACTGATCTTATGACAGATTCACCTTCGACAGAACTCGGTACAACTGATCTAACGACTGATTCACCTTCAACAGAACTCGGTACAACTGATCTAACGACTGATTCACCTTCGACAGAGCTTGATACAACTGATTTAACGACAGATTCACCTTCAACAGAGTTCGCTACTACTGATCAAACGACAGACTCACCTTCAACAGAGCTCGCTACAACTGATCTAACGACAGATTCACCTTCAACAGAGCTTGCTACAACTGATCTTATGACAGATTCACCTTCAACAGAGTTCGTTACAACTGATCTAACGACAGATTCACCTTCAACAGAGTTCGTTACAACTGATCAAACGACAGATTTACCTTCAACAGAGCTCGCTACAACTGATCTAACGACAGATTCACCTTCAACAGAGCTCGCTACAACTGATCAAACGACAGACTCACCTTCAACAGAGCTCGCTACAACTGATCTAACGACTGATTCACCTTCAACAGAGCTTGCTACAACTGATCTTATGACAGATTCACCTTCAACAGTGTTCGCTACAACTGATCTAACGACAGATTCACCTTCGACAGAGCTCGTTACAACTGATTTAACGACAGATTCACCTTCAACAGAGTTCGCTACAACTGATCTAACGACTGATTCACCTTCAACAGAGCTTGCTACAACTGATCTTATGACAGATTCACCTTCGACAGAACTCGGTACAACTGATCTAACGACTGATTCACCTTCAACAGAACTCGGTACAACTGATCTAACGACTGATTCACCTTCGACAGAGCTTGATACAACTGATTTAACGACAGATTCACCTTCAACAGAGTTCGCTACTACTGATCAAACGACAGACTCACCTTCAACAGAGCTCGCTACAACTGATCTAACGACAGATTCACCTTCAACAGAGCTTGCTACAACTGATCTTATGACAGATTCACCTTCAACAGAGTTCGTTACAACTGATCTAACGACAGATTCACCTTCAACAGAGTTCGTTACAACTGATCAAACGACAGATTTACCTTCAACAGAGCTCGCTACAACTGATCTAACGACAGATTCACCTTCAACAGAGCTCGCTACAACTGATCAAACGACAGATTCACCTTCGACAGAGCCCTCTACAACCGATCTAACGACTGATTCACCTTCAACAGAGCTCGCTTCACCTGGCCTAATGACAGATTCACCTTCAACAGAGCTCGCTACAACTTATCTATTGACAGATTCACCTTCAACAGAGCTCACTACAACTGATCTAACGACAGATTCACCTTCGACAGTGCTCGCTACAACCGATCTAACGACACAATCACCTTCAACAGTGCTCGCTACATCTGATCTAATGACACAATCACCTTCAACAGAGCTTGCTACAATTACTGATCTAACGACACATTCACCTTCATCAGAGCTCGCTACAACTGATCTAACGACTGATTTACTTTCAGCAGAGCTCGCTACAACTGATCTAACGACAGATTCACCTTCAACAGTGTTCGCTACAACTGATCTAACGACAGATTCACCTTCGACAGAGCTCGTTACAACTGATTTAACGACAGATTCACCTTCAACAGAGTTCGCTACAACTGATCTAACGACTGATTCACCTTCAACAGAGCTCGCTTCACCTGGCCTAATGACAGATTCACCTTCAACAGAGCTCGCTACAACTTATCTATTGACAGATTCACCTTCAACAGAGCTCGCTACAACTGACCTAATGACAGATTCACCTTCAACAGAGCTCGCTACAACTGATCTAATGACAGATTCACCTTCAACAGAGCTCGCTACAACTGATCTAATGACAGATTCACCTTCAACAGAGCTCGCTACAACTGACCTAATGACAGATTCACCTTCAACAGAGCTCGCTACAACTGATCGAACGACTGATTCACCTTCAACAGAGCTCGCTACAACTGATCTAACGACAGATTCACCTTCGACAGAGCTCGTTACAACTTATCAAACGACTGATTCACCTTCAACAGGGTTCGATACAACTGATCAAACGACATTTTTAAATTCAACAGAGCCTGCTACAACTGATCTAACGACAGATTTACCTTCAACAGAGCTCGATATAACTGATGTGCAATCGTCTGCAGAAAGCACTTCATCTACTCCAGATGTTTCAACATCCCTTACAACTATCAATTTTCCAACAACCTATGGAACGACTGCTCTAACGTCAGAATCATCTGCAACTGAATTACGCACTTCACATACACAAAACCTAGGGACGACTAAAGTCACATCACCGACTGAAATCACAGCAGTTGGTCCGGTCACAACTATGACAACAGAAAACAACACCCAAAGCGGCATGGTCCCTACTTTCAAATCAATAGCTCATGAAACAGGAAAGTCATTTGTGTTACTTCATGTTAATTATTCTGTTTCATCAGTCGATGTACTTTCTACTCATGAAATGATTCAGACACGAATCCGATGTGCATCAAAGTGCAGTGGATTATCCGAGTGTTATGCTTTCACCTACTCCCACATAACTCAAGAATGTTTGGTCGGAAGAAACGTTAGTTATCAGAGCCTGCATGGAACCAGTGGTATTACGTATAGAAAAATAGACCTGtag